In the genome of Phlebotomus papatasi isolate M1 chromosome 2, Ppap_2.1, whole genome shotgun sequence, one region contains:
- the LOC129803743 gene encoding GDP-Man:Man(3)GlcNAc(2)-PP-Dol alpha-1,2-mannosyltransferase yields MPCMCSMLCTLTMGMFFTAVAGIVVIFLLRTILRGKKSRRAKEDPNAIFIGLFHPYCNAGGGGERVLWCAVRCLLKKYSDVKVVIYTGDVGISPRDILKKAKNTFNVSVQEKDVEFVYLHRRKWVEAVKYPYFTLLGQSLGSMWLGLEAAWKFPPDVFVDTMGYAFTFPIFRFLVGSRVSGYVHYPTISGDMLRRVKARTLAHNNKNYVARNPFLTGIKLFYYRLFAKVYGIVGRCADIVMVNSSWTEGHINSLWQIPLKTHRVYPPCDVSDLKKIHFIGNDAERIVIMSVGQFRPEKDHPLQLQAMYELRSLLVNDEPLWNRLRLVIVGSCRHEEDIERMKNMKDLSKHLSLENSVEFRVNVTYQELLQCYQTARIGLHTMWNEHFGISVVESMAAGLIMVANRSGGPLMDIVETSPASQTGFLAVDAVEYAQCIATILYNDPEDNDTIRTAARASVDRFSEGEFESAFLRVIAPLIELETTSKHE; encoded by the exons ATGCCGTGCATGTGTTCTAT gttatgtaccCTGACAATGGGGATGTTTTTCACAGCAGTTGCCGGAATTGTTGTGATTTTCCTGCTGAGGACTATTCTTCGAGGAAAGAAATCTCGTAGGGCAAAGGAAGATCCCAATGCTATCTTTATTGGCCTGTTTCATCCTTACTGCAATGCTGGAGGAGGAGGAGAACGAGTGCTTTGGTGTGCTGTccgctgtctcctgaaaaa GTACTCTGATGTGAAAGTGGTTATATATACGGGAGATGTTGGAATCAGTCCCAGAGACATTTTGAAAAAGGCCAAGAATACCTTCAATGTCAGTGTCCAGGAGAAGGACGTGGAATTTGTTTATTTGCATCGAAGGAAGTGGGTGGAGGCTGTCAAGTATCCCTATTTTACGCTCTTGGGGCAGAGTTTGGGGTCAATGTGGTTGGGTCTGGAGGCAGCCTGGAAGTTCCCTCCGGATGTTTTTGTGGATACAATGGGGTACGCTTTTACTTTTCCAATCTTTCGCTTCCTGGTGGGTTCGAGGGTGTCCGGGTATGTTCACTATCCCACAATCAGCGGCGACATGCTGAGGAGAGTGAAAGCCAGGACACTGGCTCACAATAATAAGAACTACGTGGCCAGAAATCCCTTCCTCACTGGCATTAAACTCTTCTACTATCGGCTGTTTGCCAAGGTTTATGGAATTGTGGGACGCTGTGCAGACATTGTCATGGTGAATTCTTCCTGGACAGAAGGACACATCAATTCCCTTTGGCAGATTCCCCTCAAGACTCACCGGGTTTACCCTCCGTGTGACGTCAGTGACCTCAAGAAAATCCATTTCATTGGGAACGATGCCGAGCGAATTGTGATAATGTCAGTGGGACAATTTCGTCCCGAGAAGGATCATCCCCTTCAGCTGCAGGCAATGTACGAACTGAGATCTCTCCTGGTGAACGATGAGCCTCTGTGGAATCGACTGAGGCTGGTGATTGTTGGATCCTGTCGTCATGAGGAGGATATTGAGAGAATGAAAAATATGAAGGATCTCAGTAAGCATCTGTCCCTGGAAAACAGTGTTGAGTTCAGAGTGAATGTGACTTATCAGGAGCTGCTGCAGTGCTACCAAACAGCCCGGATTGGCCTCCATACGATGTGGAATGAGCATTTTGGGATCTCAGTGGTTGAATCTATGGCAGCTGGGCTGATTATGGTGGCCAATAG ATCCGGAGGCCCTCTCATGGACATTGTGGAAACATCCCCAGCCAGTCAAACAGGATTTCTTGCTGTGGATGCCGTGGAGTATGCACAGTGCATTGCAACAATTCTCTACAATGATCCAGAAGACAATGATACAATCAGGACGGCAGCAAG